The genomic window CTGCCCGCGTGCACGTCTTCGCCGATCTCGTCGTCTTCCTCGATCGCACGCCGGAGGCCGCGCAGACTCGCAAGGATCGGCTCGACGAGCTGCTGGATGCCGAATATCGCAGCGACGCGGACATTTTCGTCGGCACACCGGCGCAGCTGGCCGACCAGCTGCAGGACTGGCATGCCGTCGGGCTTTCGGGCTTTCGGCTGCGTCCGGGCACGCTGCCGCATGACCTGGCCCAGATCACCGAGTCATTGGTACCCGAGTTGCGCCGCCGCGGGGCATTCCGCGACGCCTATGACACCGACACGCTTCGCGGGTTGCTCGGACTTGGCCGTCCCGCCAACCGTTACGCGACCGCCTGAGTCACCCGGGAGATTTCGATGACTTCAATAACCAAGCCCATCAAGCAGATTCATTTGGCGGCGCATTTCCCTGGCGTCAACAACACCACGGTGTGGAGCGATCCCGCCGCGGGCAGTCACATCGAGTTCAGCTCGTTCGCACAATTCGCGCAGAGCGCCGAGCGCGGCAAGTTCGACTTTTTGTTCCTCGCCGAGGGATTGCGGCTGCGCGAGCAGGGCGGCGAAATCTACGATCTGGACGTGGTCGGCCGGCCCGACACCTTCACCGTGCTGGCGGCGCTGGCCGCGGTCACCGAGCGCATCGGACTGACCGGCACCATCAACTCCACCTTCAACGAGCCCTACGAGGTGGCCCGTCAGTTCGCCTCGTTGGACCATCTGTCCGGCGGCCGGGCCGCCTGGAATGTCGTGACGTCGTGGGATGCGTTCACCGGGGAGAACTTTCGCCGCGGCGGCTTCCTGGCCGAGGACCAGCGCTACGAACGGGCGAAGACGTTCCTGCAGACCGCCCAAGAGCTGTTCGACTCCTGGCGCGGGGACGAGATCGTCGCGGACAAGGCAGCCGGAGTATTTTTGTCCGACCCACGCGCCGGCGAGTTCATGCACCGCGACGCGCATTTCGACATCCGAGGCCGCTTCAACGTCCCGAGGAGCCCGCAGGGCCGCCCGGTGATCTTCCAGGCCGGTGACTCCGACGAGGGCCGCGAGTTCGCCGCCGCCGCCGCGGACGCGATCTTCTCGCGGCACAGCACCCTGGGCGCCGGGCAGGCGTTCTACGAGGACGTCAAGGGCCGGCTGGCCCGCTACGGCCGCCGCCGCGACGAGCTGCTGATCCTGCCCGCCGCGACGTTCGTGATCGGCGATACCGACGCCGAGGCCGACGAGATCGCCCAGCAGGTGCGGCTGGCGCAGGTGTCGCCGCAGACGGCGATCAAGTTCCTCGAGCAGCTCTGGAACCGCGACTTGTCCGACCACGACCCCGACGGGCCCCTGCCCAGCGTGGACCCGGTCGTGGGCGAGAACACCATCTCGCGCGGCCGCGCCAGCGTCCGCATGTTCCGCGACCCGATCGCGATCGCCAACGACTGGCGGGCCAAGGCCGAGGCCGAGAATCTGACGACCCGCGAGCTGATCGTCGAGGTCACGGGGCGGCAGTCCTTCGTCGGGTCGCCGCAGACCGTCGCGGCGACGATCAACGACTTCGTCCAGGCCGACGCCAGCGACGGCTTCATCCTGGTACCCCACATCACACCCGGCGGGCTGGACCCCTTCGTCGACCGGGTGGTGCCGCTACTGCAGGAGCGCGGGGTGTTCCGCGCGGACTACGCCGGCAGCACGCTGCGCGAACACCTCGGTCTGGCACCGCTGCCCACGCCGCGGCGGCCCGCCGCCTCGACCGAGGTGGCGTCGTAAGCGCCATGACTACTCCGCTCAACGTGCTCGACCTCGTCCCGATCTCGTCGGGCTCGAACGCGACGCAGGCCCTGCGCAACAGCATCGATCTGGCTCGCCGCACCGAGGCCCTGGGATACGCGCGCTACTGGTTCGCCGAGCACCACCTGAACCCCGGCGTCGCCGGGACGTCGCCCGCGGTGGTGCTCGCGTTGATCGCGGGGGAGACCTCCACGATCCGGCTCGGCTCGGGTGCGGTGCAGATGGGGCATCGCACGGCGCTGGCCACCGTGGAGGAATTCGGGCTGCTGGACGCGCTGCACCCGGGCCGGTTCGACCTCGGCCTGGGGCGCTCGGGCGGCAAACCGCGTGAGCCGGCACTGGTATCGTCGGCGCCCCGGCAGCCGGTGATCGACGGACGTACCTCCAACGGGCTGCTCATCCCGCCGAAGTTCGACTTCACCCCCCTGCTGAAATCGCCGCGGTTCGCGTTGCACCGGGCGCTGCTGCAGCTGCCCGGCGCGGAGTCGCAAAACTACACCGAGCAAATCGGCGACGTCCTGGCGCTGATCGCCGACACCTACCGCTCCGACGACGGCGAGCGGGCGCACGTCGTGCCGGGCGGTGGCGCCGATCTGCAGATTTGGATCCTGGGCAGTAGCGGCGGGGAGAGCGCCGTCGTCGCCGGCAACCGGGGGTTGCGGTTCGCCACCAACTATCACGTCGCCCCGGCCACCGTGCTCGAGGCGGCCGACGGCTACCGGGCTGCGTTTCGGCCCTCGGCCGAGCTGGAGAAGCCCTACGTCGCGGTGTCCGCGGACGTCGTCGTCGCCGACAACGAGGCCACCGCGCGCGAGCTGGCCACCGGTTACGGGCTGTGGGTGCGCAGCATCCGCACCGGCGAGGGCGCCATCCCGTTCCCCACCCCGGCCGAGGCGCGCGCCCACACCTGGACCGACGCCGACCGCGCGCTGGTCGCCGACCGGGTCGACACCCAATTCGTCGGAACCCCATCGCAAGTTGCCGACGATTTGGAGCGGTTGCGGGACGCCACCGAGGCCGACGAACTGATCGTCACGACGATCACCCACGACCACGAGGACCGGGTGCGGTCTTATCAGCTGCTCGCCGAGGAGTGGGCGCGCCGCTGACTACTGCGCCCGGACACCGATTCCATGTATGTCATCGAATCGGGAGGCCGGTCAGCGCCCGAGAGATCACCAGCCGCTGGATCTCGCTGGTGCCCTCGAAGATGGTGAAGATCTTTGCGTCCCGGTGCATTCGCTCCACCGGGTAGTCGCGAGTGTAGCCGTTGCCGCCGAGAATCTGGATGGCCTCGTCGGTGACGTACACCGCGGTCTCGCTGGCCACCAGTTTGGCCATCGAGCCTTCGGCGGAATCGAAGGCCTGGTTGTTGCGTGCCATCCAGCCGGCCCGCCACACCAACAGGCGGGCGGCGTCGATCCGGCTTCTCATGTCGGCCAGCTTGAACGCCACCGCCTGGAATTCCCCGATCTTGCGGCCGAATTGTTCACGCTGCGAGGCGTATTCGAGGGCGTATTCATACGCGGCCCGGGCCACGCCGACGGCCATGGCGCCGACGGTCGGCCGGGTGCGTTCGAAGGTCTTCATCGCCGCCTGCCCGCCGGCGGAGGAACCGGACTTCACCCGGGCGATGCGTGCCTCGAACTTTTCGCGGCCGCCGAGAATGCCGTCCTCGGGCAGCCGGACGTTGTCGAGGACCACCTCGGCGGTGTGCGAGGCACGGATGCCGTGCTTCTTGAATTTCTGGCCCTGAGCCAGGCCTTTGGTGTCCGGCGGGATGACGAAGGAAGCCTGGCCGCGGGTGCCGAGCTCGGGATAGACCGAGGCCACCACGATGTGCACGTTGGCGATCCCGCCGTTGGTGGCCCAGGTCTTGGTGCCGTTGAGCACCCACTCGCCCGCGGCCTCGTCGTAGCGCGCGCGGGTGCGGATTGCGCCCACGTCGGAGCCCGCATCGGGCTCCGACGAGCAGAACGCCCCGAGCTTGGGGTCGCCGGGCGTCCCGAACATCTCGGGGAGCCAGCGACCCAGCTGTTCGGGAGTTCCGTTGCCCGCCAACGCCGCCGCGGCCAGGCCCGTCCCCATGATGGACAGCGCGATACCGGCGTCGCCCCAGAACATCTCCTCGAATGCGGCCAGCATGCCCAGCCCGGTCGGCTCGGCGGCCTGCTGCGCGAAGAAGTCGGGCGAGTACAGCCCGACCTTCGCCGCCTCCTGGATCACGGGCCAGGGAGTTTCCTCGCGCTCGTCCCATTCGGCCGCGGCCGGCCGGATGACCTCGGCCGCGAATTGATGCACCCAATCGCGGACTTCGATCACGTCTTCGCTGAGTTCTAATGAGAATGTCATGTTCTGCTCCTGGAATCGCTTGGTAGTCAGGGGTTTTTGGGATTCGTGTACTGGGCGAGGACGCTGACCGTCTGGTTGACCCACGCCTCGAAATAACGCTCGCCGTCGATGTTGCCCGGCATACGGCCAGTTAACGCCTGCAACGTCGGGGCGTAGGACAGCGAGCCGATCGCCACGGCGGCGGCCGCCTCGGGGTCCGGGATGCTGGTGCGCCCGGACCGGTTGGACGCGACGAGCTCGTCGGCAAATCGCTGATAGGCGTTGTCGGTGATGACCTGCCACGTCTTCTCGTCGAGGTCGCCGACTTCGTCTGGCTCACGCAGCATCACCTTGAGCACCTCCTCGCTTTCGACGAGGTTGCTCCAGATCAGTTGGCCCGCGGTGCGCACGGCGTGCTCGACGCTGCCCGGCTCGTCGGCGTCGAACTGCTCGCGCGCAGTCACAATGCTGTCGATCCGGTGGGCCACGGCCGCCTCCAGCAGCTCGCGCTTGGAGGCGAAGTGTTTGTAGAGCGCACCCGAGCCCGGTGCCAGGCCGGACGCCCGCTGGATGTCCGCCACCGAGGTCGCCGCATAGCCCTTTGCGGCGAACAGCTTCAGTGCCTCGGCCAGCAGCCGATTCCGTCCGGAGAGGACCATGGTGAGAGAGTACTCACTCACCACACAGGGTGGCAAATCCGGGGGTGGTGGTAGCCCGAGGGCATCGGGATGCGCGATGCTGGGACTCAGCTCGCGGCTCCCGGGGGCACCGGGGCCGGCGGGCGCGACGACGGAAGGAATGCAGTGAACGAAGAGCAGCGCAACGTTATGGCGTCGGGCCGCGGCTTCATCGCCGCACTGGACCAAAGCGGCGGCAGCTCGCCAAAAGCCTTGAAGCTCTATGGGATTGACGAGGACACCTACAACGGCGACGACCAGATGTTCGACCTCATCCACCAGATGCGCGCGCGGCTGATCACCAGCCCGAGCTTCACCGGCGCTCACGTGATCGCGACCATCCTGTTCGAGCAGACCATGGACCGGACTGTCAACGGCGAGGACTCCGCGGCTTTCCTGTGGAAGCAGAAGCACATCGTGCCGTTCGTGAAGGTTGACCAGGGGCTGGCCGACGCCGAAAACGGCGTGCAGCTGATGAAGCCGATGACGAAGCTCGACTCCCTGCTCGAGCGGGCCGTCGACAAAGGGATTTTCGGTACCAAGATGCGCTCGTTCATCCAGGAACCGAACGCCGCGGGCATCAGGGCGATCGTCGACCAGCAATTCGAGTACGCGGACAAGATCGCCGTGAGCGGGCTGATCCCGATCATCGAGCCCGAGGTCAGCATCAAGAGCCCCGACAAGCCCGCGGCGGACAGCCTGCTGGTGTCGGCGCTGACCGCCAAGCTCGACGAGCTCCCCGGCAACCGTCAGGTCATGTTGAAGCTGACCCTGCCCGACGAGGACAACCTGTATGCGCCGCTGATCGGCCACCCCCGGGTATTGCGGGTGGTTGCCCTGTCCGGCGGCTACAGCCTCGCGGAGAGTTGCACGATCCTCGCCCGCAACAAGGGGTTGATCGCCAGCTTCTCGCGGGCGCTCACTGAGGGGTTGACCGTTCAGCAAAGCGACGCGGAATTCGACGAGAAGCTCGGATCGAACATCGAGCAGATCTACCAGGCGTCGATCACCTAGCCCGGCTTTCGCGTCCGTCGCAGGCGGTGGCGGCGCGCACTACGCTTTCAAGCATGGCCCCGAAGCTGCCCTCGCCGAAGATCCTCCTCGAATGGCCCGTACTCCGTCAGCTGCGTTCGGGCGATGCGTTCGGCCGCGGGACGGCGGTGACGTCCAAGCACACCCGCGCTCTTGCTCCGCGCACCACGACGGCCGATCGCGTCGTGCAGAGCGTGTGCCCGTATTGCGCGGTGGGGTGTGGCCAGAAAGTTTTCGTCAAGGACGAGCAGGTCGTGGCGATCGAGGGCGATCCGGACTCGCCGATTTCGCGGGGTCGGCTGTGCCCCAAGGGGTCGGCCAGCGAGCAGTTGGTCAATTCGCCGGGACGGCAGACCAAGATGCTCTACCGCGCCCCGCGGGCAACCGAATGGCAGTCGCTGGATCTGGACACCGCCGTCGACATGGTGGCCGACCGTTTCGTCGAGGCCCGTCGCCATGCTTGGCAGGACATCGACAAGAAGGGCCACCCGTTGCGGCGCACCATGAAGATCGCCGCGCTCGGCGGCGCCACACTGGACAACGAAGAGAACTACGTCATCAAGAAGCTCTTCACCGCCGCCGGCGCCATCCAGATCGAGAACCAAGCTCGTATTTGACACAGCTCCACGGTTCCCGGTCTGGGAACCTCCTTCGGGCGCGGTGGCGCCACCCAATCACTGCAAGACATGGCCAACGCCGACTGCATCGTTATCCAGGGCTCCAACATGGCCGAGTGCCATCCGGTGGGATTCCAGTGGGTCGAGGAGGCAAAAGCGCGCGGCGCGAAGGTGATTCACGTCGACCCCCGGTTTACCCGCACCTCGGCGGTGTGCGACAGGCACGTCGCGATCCGAGCCGGGTCCGACGTGGTGCTGTTGGGTGCGCTCATCAATCACGTCATCAGCAACGACCTTTGGTTCAGGGAGTATGTGGTCGCGTACACCAACGCGGCCACGCTGATCAACGAAAACTACCGTGATGCCGAGGATTTGGGCGGGCTGTTCTCCGGCTTCGACCCCGAGACGGGACAGTACGACCCGTCGACGTGGGCGTACGCAGGACAGGAAGCGGACGAGGCCGACACCGAACATGGGGCCAGTGCGTCCGCCCGCGCCGCCGGCGATGTGCACGGCAGCGGTGGCCCGCCGTTGCCGCACGCTCGGGTGCAGCGCGACGAGACGTTGCAGCATCCGCGCTCGGTGTTCCAGATCCTCAAGCGGCATTACGCCCGCTACACGCCGGAGATGGTGAAGAACGTCTGCGGCATCAGCCTCGAAGACTTCGACTTCCTCGCCCGCACGATCACCGAGAACTCTGGTCGCGAGCGCACCACCTGTTTCGCCTATGCCGTCGGCTGGACGCAGCACACGCTGGGGGCCCAATTCATCCGCACCGCAACGATTCTGCAGCTGCTGTTGGGTAACGTCGGGCGCCCGGGCAGCGGCATCATGGCGCTGCGCGGGCACGCCACCATCCAAGGCTCCACCGATATCCCGACGCTGTTCAACCTGCTGCCCGGTTACCTGTCCATGCCGAAAGCCGGTGTGCACGACACCTTTCAGGACTACATCGAAGCCGTCGGGCCGAAGAATCAGAAGGGTTTCTGGGCTAACGCGGACACCTACATCGTCAGCCTGCTCAAGGCGTGGTGGGGAGACGCCGCGCGCGCGGACAACGACTGGGCCTACGACTACCTGCCCCGGCTATCCGGCCCGCACGGCACCTATCAGACGGTGATGTCGATGCTCGACGACGAGGTCGACGGATACTTCCTGCTCGGCCAGAACCCGGCCGTCGGGTCGGCACACGGCCGAATGCAGCGCATGGGCATGTCGCACCTGAAGTGGCTGGTGGTGCGCGACCTCAACCTCATCGAGTCGGCCACCTTCTGGAAGGACGGCCCAGAGATCGCATCCGGCGAGCTGAAGACCGAGGACATCGAGACCGAGGTGTTCTTCTTCCCGGCGGCGACGCACGTCGAGAAGGCCGGCTCGTTCACCCAGACGCAACGACTGGTGCAGTGGCGGCACAAGGCCGTCGAGCCGCCCGGCGACTGCCAGAGCGAGCTGCAGTTCTTCGTCGAGCTGGGCAACCGGATCAGGCAGCGGCTGGCCGGGTCGACCGATCCGCGCGACCGGCCGCTACTCGATCTGACGTGGGACTATCCCGTCGACGAGAGCGGCGAGCCCGATGCCACGGCAGTCCTGGCCGAGATCAGTGGCTGCTACCTGACCGGGCCCGACGCCGGCAAACCCGTTCCCGGATATACCGAATTGGGTGCCGACGGGTCGACGGCATGCGGGTGCTGGATCTACTCGGGCGTGTTCGCCGACGGCGTCAACCAAGCCGCTCGCCGGGCGCCGGGCGGCGGCCCGGCGCCGAACCAGTCGCAATGGGGTTGGGCATGGCCGGCCGACCGGCGGATTCTGTACAACCGTGCCTCGGCCGACCCGGACGGAAAGCCGTGGAGCGAGCGCAAGCGCTACATCTGGTGGGACGAAACGTTGGGTCGATGGGTTGGTGATGACGTGCCCGACTTCCCCGTCGACCGTGCGCCCCACGTCCGCCCGGACCCCGACGTCGGCGGCCCCGACGCGTTGGCGGGCGACGACCCGTTCATCATGCAGGCCGACGGCAAGGCCTGGCTGTTCGCGCCCAAGGGCATGGTGGACGGACCGCTGCCCACCCACTACGAGCCGCAGGAGTCGCCGGTCGCCAACGCGCTGTATCCGCAGCAGCAGAATCCGTCGCGAATCATGTTCCCGCGCAAGGACAATCTCTGGGCACCGAGCGCGGGCGACCCCGGCGCGGACGTCTACCCGTATGTGTTCACCACCTACCGGCTCACCGAGCACCACACCGCCGGCGGGATGAGCCGTTGGCTGCCCTATCTGTCCGAGCTGCAGCCCGAGATGTTCTGCGAGGTGTCCCCGGAACTGGCCGCCGAACGCGGGCTCGAGCCCTACGGGTGGGCCACGATCGTCTCGCCGCGGGCCGCGATCGAGGCGCGGGTACTGGTCACCGAACGGATGACGCCGCTGGTGATCGGCGGCCACACCGTGCACCAGATCGGGCTGCCCTACCACTGGGGCGTCGGCAGTGACGCGGTGGTGAGCGGTGACGCGGCCAACGACCTGCTCGGTGTGACTCTCGACCCGAACGTGCAGATCCAGGAGTCCAAGGCCGGGTCCTGCGACATTCGCCCGGGCCGCCGGCCGCGGGGCGAGGCGCTGCTGCGGCTGATCGACGAGTACCAGTCCCGCGCGGGGGTAACCGTGGAGACGGACAATATCCGGATCACCGAGCCTCGCGAGGAGGGCTGATGGGGCAGCTGAGCGGTCCGACCGACCCCGCCGCGGCCGCCGGCTGGGCTGCTGCCAAGCCGCGCAAGGGGTTTTTCACCGACACCTCGATCTGCATCGGTTGCAAGGCCTGCGAAGTCGCGTGCAAGGAATGGAATCGCAACCCCCGCGACGGCGACCTCGAACTGCTGGGCTCTTCGTACGACAACACCGGGGCACTGGGGGCGAGCACCTGGCGGCACGTGGCCTTCATCGAGCAGGGACGGGACCGCATCGAGGAGGCCCGCGAATCCGGCCGCGCGCTCGTCGGTTTGGGGATGCCCGCGATCCCCGGATCCGCCGACGCTCAGGCGGCTGCGAAGCCGCCGGACACCCCGGAGTTCCGCTGGCTGATGTCCTCGGACGTGTGCAAGCACTGCACGCACGCCGGCTGTCTCGACGTCTGCCCGACGGGCGCATTGTTCCGCACCGAGTTCGGCACCGTCGTGGTGCAGCACGACGTGTGCAACGGCTGTGGGACCTGCGTGGCGGGCTGTCCGTTCGGCGTGGTGGAGCGGCGCAGCGACGGCACCTACGCGACTCCGGTGGAGCGACCCGGCCGCCCGAAAGAGGATTTCGTCACGGGAGTGGCCCAGAAGTGCACGCTGTGCTACGACCGCCTCGTCGAGGACCAGACACCAGCCTGCGCCCAGACCTGCCCGACCACGTCGATCAAATTCGGCGATCACGACGACCTGGTAGCTGCTGCGCGGCAACGCGTCGCGCAGCTGCATGACGAAGGCCGCACGGAGGCAAGGCTTTACGGCGCCAACGAAAAAGACGGCGTCGGCGGCACGGGATCGGTGTTCTTGTTGCTCGACGAGCCAGAGGTCTACGGCCTGCCGCCCGACCCGCGGGTGTGTACGGCCGACCTGCCGACGATGTTCAAGCGGGCGACCATGGCCGCGGCCGGCATGGTCGGCGCGGCCGTGTGGGCGTTCTGGAGAAGTCGGTGAGTACCTCCGAATTCGACAGCCTCCGGCCGCCGGAGCCCGCGGGGGGCAAGCGCCGTCGTCGAGGTAAGGGCCGCCGCCGCGACGAGTCGTTGATGGTGCCCGAGGCCGAGTTCACCTCGTATTACGGGAGGCCGGTGGTCAAGCCCGCGCCATGGGGACACGAGGTGGGGGCCTACCTCTTCCTGGGTGGCGTCGCCGGCGGCTCGGGCCTACTGGCGGCCGGTGCCCAGCTCAGCGGGCGAAAGATGTTGCGCCGCAACACCAGATTATCCGCCCTGATCGCGGTGTCGCTGGGCGCCGTCGCGCTGGTGAAGGACCTGGGTCGGCCCGAGCGCTTCGTCAACATGCTGCGGACGGTGAAGCTGACCTCGCCGATGAGCATCGGCTCCTGGATTCTCAGCCTGTTCAGCGCCGGCATCGGTGTCGCCGCGGTCTCCGAGATCGACCGGATGACCGGGGAGCGAATCCCGTTGGGCCCGTTGCGGCCCGTGCTACGCGCGGTCGAGGGGCCGGCCGGATTGGAAGCCGGCGTCTTCGCGGCGCCGCTTGCCGTCTATACCGCCGTGTTGCTCACGGACACCGCGACACCGACGTGGAACGCCGCGTACCGAGACCTGCCGTTCGTGTTCGTCAGCTCGGCGACCCTGGCGGCATCGGGCTTGGCGATGATCACCACCCCGGTCGCCGAGGCCGGGCCCGCCCGCAAGCTGGCGGTCATCGGTGCGGTCTGCGATCTGATCTCCGCCCGGTTCACCGAGTCCCGGATGGACCCGCTGACCAGGGAGCCGCTACACCACGGCACGCCGGGCCGATTGCTGCAGTGCAGCGAATTGCTCGCCGCCGCAGGTGGTTTGGGGGCGTTCTTCGGCGGGGGCCGCCGCGACGTCGCGGCCCTGTCGGGACTGACGCTGCTGACGGCGTCGGCAATGCTGCGGTTCGGTTTCTTCGAAGCCGGCAAGGAATCGGCGCGCGACCCCCGCTACACGATCGAGCCGCAAAAGCGCCGGCTGGCCGCCCGCCGCGCGGCGGGCACCACCGACGACTCGATCACCACCGCGGGTTGACTCAGCCGATCTCGATGCCCTCGCCCGCGACGGTGTGGCCGATCACCGGGTGACCGGGTAGCTCGCCGACGACGAGGAGGCCGCCCGACGTCTGTGCGTCGGCGAGCAACAGCAGGTCGTCCTCGGTGACCCCGGGTCCCGAATGTAATTGCGGCCGAACCCAATCGAGGTTACGTCGCGTCCCGCCGGAGACGAAGCCGTCGCGCAGTGCGTCCCGAGCGGCATCGAGCACCGGTACCGCGGCGCGGTCGATGACGGCGCCCACCTTCGAAGCCCGGCACATCTTGTAGAGGTGGCCCAGCAGGCCGAACCCGGTGACATCGGTGGCCGCCTTCGCGTTCGCCGCCAGGGCGGCCTCGGCGGCGTCGCGGTTGAGCCGGGTCATCGTCGCGATGGCTTCGGCGAACACCTCGCCGGTCTGCTTGTGGCGGTTGTTGAGCAGCCCGGTGCCCAGCGGCTTAGTCAGCGTCAGCGGCAGATCCGGCGCGGCGGAATCGTTGCGCAACAATCGATGTGGATCGGCCACGCCCGTCACCGCCATACCGTACTTCGGTTCCGGGTCGTCGATGGAGTGGCCGCCGATCACCGGGCAGTCTGCCTCCGAGGCCACCGCGAGCCCGCCGCGCAGCACCTCGGTCATCAGCTCCAGGGGTAGCAGGTCCCGGGGCCAGCCCACCAGGTTGATGGCGACGACCGGGCGCCCGCCCATCGCGTACACATCCGACAGCGCGTTGGCCGCCGCGATGCGGCCCCAGTCGTAGGCGTCGTCGACGACCGGCGTGAAGAAGTCCGCCGTGGACAGCACCGCGAGATCGCCGACCAATACCGCCGCCGCGTCGTCGCCGTCGTCGAGCCCGACGAGCACGTCCCCGTGGGTCTGTCCGGCCAGCCCGCGCACCGCCTCCTCGAGCTCGCCGGGCGGGATCTTGCAGGCGCAGCCGCCGCCGTGGGCATACCCGGTGAGGCGTGTGGGGGTCATGGCGCGAGCCTACGACCTCCGCAGCCGCCGGTGGGACGAGTGTTGGTCGGCCGGGACGGGTGCCGACCGCTACGTTGATGCGTGGAGGCGTTTGGGTTCCTGGTGGTCCCCCCGGTCTTCAAAACTGGTGAGGCCGAGCATCTCGGTCTGGCGGGTTCGATTCCCGTCCGCCTCCGCCAGCCGTGCCGAGGAGGTCGAGGACGTAAGTGACACAGGTCGACCCGCGGCGCCTGATTCCGCGCACCGATCAGCTGCTGGCGCTCGCGGCCGTGCAGCAGGCGCGGACCCGGCTGGGCGACACCGTCGTCCGGGCGGTGGTGCGCGACGTTCAGGATGCGGCGCGGCGCGGCGACCTGGCCCCCGATCAGGTGCAGGACGCCGTGCTGTCGGCCCTGGACGCCCACCGGAACACCCGGCTGCGGCCGGTGCTCAACGCCACCGGTGTCGTCGTCCACACCAACCTGGGCCGTGCGCCGCTCGCGGCGAGCGCCGTCGAGGCCCTGATCGCCGCGAGCGGCTACGTCGACGTCGAGCTCGACCTCGCCACCGGCACGCGGTCCAAGCGCGGCGTCGTCCTTCGCCAGGCGCTGCTGGGCGCCTGCCCCGCGGCCGGGGAGGCGTTGGTGGTCAACAACGGCGCCGCCGCGCTGGTGCTGGCGACCACGGCGCTGGCCGCCGGGCGTGAGGTCGTGGTCAGCCGCGGTGAGCTCATCGAGATCGGCGCCGGCTTCCGGCTGCCCGACCTGATCGCCTCGACCGGTGCCTATCTGCGTGAGGTGGGCACCACCAACCGCACCCATCTGCGGGACTACGCCGACGCGATCGGGCCGCAGACCGGGTGCGTCCTGAAGGTGCATCAGAGCAACTTCCGGGTCGAAGGGTTCACCACCGCCGTCTCGACGCCCGAGCTTGCGGCGTTGACCACGGAAAACGGCGTCCCCCTGGTCGTCGACCTGGGCAGTGGGCTGCTCGCGCCCGACCCGCTGCTGCCCGACGAGCCCGACGCGGCCACCGCCCTGGCCGAGGGCGCCGACATCGTCACCGCAAGCGGCGACAAGCTGCTCGGCGGA from Mycobacterium shigaense includes these protein-coding regions:
- a CDS encoding TetR/AcrR family transcriptional regulator — encoded protein: MVLSGRNRLLAEALKLFAAKGYAATSVADIQRASGLAPGSGALYKHFASKRELLEAAVAHRIDSIVTAREQFDADEPGSVEHAVRTAGQLIWSNLVESEEVLKVMLREPDEVGDLDEKTWQVITDNAYQRFADELVASNRSGRTSIPDPEAAAAVAIGSLSYAPTLQALTGRMPGNIDGERYFEAWVNQTVSVLAQYTNPKNP
- a CDS encoding LLM class flavin-dependent oxidoreductase; the encoded protein is MTTPLNVLDLVPISSGSNATQALRNSIDLARRTEALGYARYWFAEHHLNPGVAGTSPAVVLALIAGETSTIRLGSGAVQMGHRTALATVEEFGLLDALHPGRFDLGLGRSGGKPREPALVSSAPRQPVIDGRTSNGLLIPPKFDFTPLLKSPRFALHRALLQLPGAESQNYTEQIGDVLALIADTYRSDDGERAHVVPGGGADLQIWILGSSGGESAVVAGNRGLRFATNYHVAPATVLEAADGYRAAFRPSAELEKPYVAVSADVVVADNEATARELATGYGLWVRSIRTGEGAIPFPTPAEARAHTWTDADRALVADRVDTQFVGTPSQVADDLERLRDATEADELIVTTITHDHEDRVRSYQLLAEEWARR
- a CDS encoding fructose bisphosphate aldolase, whose translation is MNEEQRNVMASGRGFIAALDQSGGSSPKALKLYGIDEDTYNGDDQMFDLIHQMRARLITSPSFTGAHVIATILFEQTMDRTVNGEDSAAFLWKQKHIVPFVKVDQGLADAENGVQLMKPMTKLDSLLERAVDKGIFGTKMRSFIQEPNAAGIRAIVDQQFEYADKIAVSGLIPIIEPEVSIKSPDKPAADSLLVSALTAKLDELPGNRQVMLKLTLPDEDNLYAPLIGHPRVLRVVALSGGYSLAESCTILARNKGLIASFSRALTEGLTVQQSDAEFDEKLGSNIEQIYQASIT
- a CDS encoding NtaA/DmoA family FMN-dependent monooxygenase (This protein belongs to a clade of FMN-dependent monooxygenases, within a broader family of flavin-dependent oxidoreductases, the luciferase-like monooxygenase (LMM) family, some of whose members use coenzyme F420 rather than FMN.) is translated as MTKPIKQIHLAAHFPGVNNTTVWSDPAAGSHIEFSSFAQFAQSAERGKFDFLFLAEGLRLREQGGEIYDLDVVGRPDTFTVLAALAAVTERIGLTGTINSTFNEPYEVARQFASLDHLSGGRAAWNVVTSWDAFTGENFRRGGFLAEDQRYERAKTFLQTAQELFDSWRGDEIVADKAAGVFLSDPRAGEFMHRDAHFDIRGRFNVPRSPQGRPVIFQAGDSDEGREFAAAAADAIFSRHSTLGAGQAFYEDVKGRLARYGRRRDELLILPAATFVIGDTDAEADEIAQQVRLAQVSPQTAIKFLEQLWNRDLSDHDPDGPLPSVDPVVGENTISRGRASVRMFRDPIAIANDWRAKAEAENLTTRELIVEVTGRQSFVGSPQTVAATINDFVQADASDGFILVPHITPGGLDPFVDRVVPLLQERGVFRADYAGSTLREHLGLAPLPTPRRPAASTEVAS
- a CDS encoding acyl-CoA dehydrogenase family protein, with the protein product MTFSLELSEDVIEVRDWVHQFAAEVIRPAAAEWDEREETPWPVIQEAAKVGLYSPDFFAQQAAEPTGLGMLAAFEEMFWGDAGIALSIMGTGLAAAALAGNGTPEQLGRWLPEMFGTPGDPKLGAFCSSEPDAGSDVGAIRTRARYDEAAGEWVLNGTKTWATNGGIANVHIVVASVYPELGTRGQASFVIPPDTKGLAQGQKFKKHGIRASHTAEVVLDNVRLPEDGILGGREKFEARIARVKSGSSAGGQAAMKTFERTRPTVGAMAVGVARAAYEYALEYASQREQFGRKIGEFQAVAFKLADMRSRIDAARLLVWRAGWMARNNQAFDSAEGSMAKLVASETAVYVTDEAIQILGGNGYTRDYPVERMHRDAKIFTIFEGTSEIQRLVISRALTGLPIR